A window from Corynebacterium urogenitale encodes these proteins:
- the secD gene encoding protein translocase subunit SecD: protein MNVATMRKRESRRGPVTWPKRALALFILILITVFGLVFFTGDKTATPKLGIDLQGGTRVTLVPQGGRPTSDQLTQARTILENRVNGMGVSGAEVVTDGDNLVITVPGEDAGEARTLGRTSQLLFRAVGQPQAPTPKFPDAVKDMANRWVEAGILTPDEANGKLKAVVPMLEQMQIDNPPKELKVSAKAPKEPATSVEEQKLRDKQVEVMASDRQSDDPDLQNAAASLLTCSKQDVLAGADDPAKPLVACSAQGPMVLEPAPLLKGETDEVKGKRLDGSMIDTGSTITGGYDPQSAQMAITFRFKTGAETPGGETWYELGQQQLQKQVAITLDSAVISAPQIVNPTPPGEISQITGDFTEQEASELANNLRYGALPLSFVGQNGEPGGTTTRISPTLGAASLEAGILAGVIGLGLVALWALFYYRGLGFIAMLSLVASFALVYGSIVLLGRWIGYSLDLAGIAGLIIGLGTTADSFVIYFERIKDEIHQGASFRSAVPRAWKRARSTIITGNFVSLFAAVILYFLAVGEVKGFAFTLGLTTVFDVLVAFLITAPLVILLSRRQFFHSTKVNGLSSAFRAAERHRLQESEHEVQENPAEDKVSAAAVAKNEPEHAQEGDPEELPDTQGKDEK, encoded by the coding sequence ATGAACGTGGCGACTATGCGTAAGCGCGAGTCGAGAAGAGGACCGGTGACCTGGCCAAAAAGAGCCTTGGCACTGTTTATCCTCATTCTCATCACTGTTTTCGGCCTCGTATTCTTTACTGGTGATAAGACCGCGACGCCAAAGCTAGGCATTGATCTGCAGGGTGGTACCCGCGTGACATTGGTTCCGCAGGGTGGACGCCCTACCTCCGACCAACTGACACAGGCACGCACCATTCTCGAAAATCGTGTGAATGGTATGGGAGTATCTGGTGCCGAAGTTGTCACGGATGGCGACAACCTGGTGATTACCGTCCCAGGTGAGGACGCCGGGGAGGCACGCACCCTGGGTCGCACGTCACAACTCCTATTCCGCGCCGTTGGTCAGCCGCAGGCCCCAACTCCCAAATTCCCCGACGCGGTCAAGGACATGGCGAATCGCTGGGTGGAAGCGGGAATTCTCACCCCAGATGAGGCGAATGGGAAGCTCAAGGCCGTGGTTCCGATGCTCGAGCAGATGCAGATCGACAATCCACCGAAGGAATTGAAGGTCTCCGCCAAGGCTCCGAAGGAGCCAGCAACCTCCGTCGAGGAGCAAAAGCTGCGCGACAAGCAGGTTGAGGTGATGGCCTCCGACCGTCAAAGCGATGACCCCGATCTGCAGAACGCAGCTGCAAGTCTGCTGACGTGTTCTAAGCAGGATGTCTTGGCGGGAGCTGATGACCCAGCGAAGCCTTTGGTTGCATGCTCCGCACAGGGACCAATGGTGCTGGAGCCAGCACCGCTGCTCAAGGGCGAGACTGATGAAGTCAAGGGAAAGCGCCTCGATGGCTCCATGATCGACACCGGCTCTACCATCACTGGTGGTTATGATCCGCAATCTGCGCAGATGGCGATCACCTTCCGCTTCAAGACTGGCGCTGAAACTCCAGGCGGTGAGACCTGGTACGAACTGGGTCAGCAGCAATTGCAGAAGCAGGTGGCGATCACACTGGACTCCGCGGTGATTTCTGCACCGCAGATTGTTAACCCCACCCCTCCTGGTGAGATCTCACAAATCACGGGCGATTTCACAGAGCAGGAAGCATCTGAGCTCGCGAATAACCTGCGCTATGGTGCACTGCCTTTGAGTTTCGTCGGCCAGAATGGTGAGCCTGGTGGTACGACTACCCGCATTTCGCCGACCCTCGGCGCCGCATCTTTGGAAGCCGGCATCTTGGCAGGCGTGATCGGCCTTGGCCTCGTCGCACTGTGGGCACTGTTCTACTACCGTGGCCTGGGCTTCATTGCCATGCTCTCCCTGGTCGCGTCCTTCGCTTTGGTCTACGGCTCTATCGTGCTGCTTGGTCGGTGGATTGGCTACAGCCTTGACTTGGCCGGAATTGCAGGCCTCATTATTGGCCTGGGCACAACCGCAGACTCCTTCGTGATCTACTTCGAACGCATTAAGGATGAAATTCACCAAGGGGCGTCCTTCCGTTCGGCTGTTCCGCGTGCATGGAAGCGTGCTCGTTCCACGATCATTACGGGTAACTTTGTATCCCTGTTCGCCGCAGTTATTCTCTACTTCCTTGCAGTGGGCGAGGTGAAGGGCTTTGCGTTTACGCTGGGGCTTACGACCGTCTTCGACGTCCTAGTTGCTTTCCTCATTACCGCACCACTGGTCATTCTTCTTTCACGACGCCAGTTCTTCCACAGCACGAAGGTCAATGGTCTAAGCTCCGCATTCCGCGCGGCAGAGCGCCATCGTCTGCAGGAATCTGAGCACGAAGTGCAAGAAAACCCGGCTGAGGACAAAGTCTCCGCAGCTGCTGTGGCCAAAAATGAGCCAGAGCACGCTCAGGAGGGCGACCCCGAAGAACTCCCTGACACCCAAGGGAAGGATGAGAAGTAA
- the yajC gene encoding preprotein translocase subunit YajC, whose protein sequence is MEPILLILLLVVFVALPLFSMRKQSQRLKEIKAFQEQLQPGMVVKMTCGLHGRVSHVGEATVDLEVSAGVVTTWDKNAVLELVDSVDAGSQQAEQLTRDSQEDTPASFDADNAGESTHRPQDDQ, encoded by the coding sequence ATGGAACCCATTCTTCTCATACTTCTGCTCGTCGTGTTCGTCGCGCTCCCACTGTTTTCCATGCGCAAACAGAGCCAGCGTCTCAAGGAGATCAAGGCTTTTCAGGAGCAACTCCAGCCGGGCATGGTTGTGAAGATGACCTGCGGTCTTCATGGCCGGGTGTCTCATGTGGGCGAGGCCACGGTGGACCTAGAGGTTTCCGCTGGTGTCGTCACCACCTGGGATAAGAACGCCGTCCTCGAGCTCGTGGACAGCGTGGACGCCGGTTCACAGCAGGCCGAGCAGCTGACCCGAGATTCCCAGGAGGACACGCCTGCCTCCTTCGACGCCGATAACGCCGGCGAATCTACCCACCGTCCGCAGGACGATCAATAA
- the ruvB gene encoding Holliday junction branch migration DNA helicase RuvB, which yields MTGSSNKDVERTEFALPEEVQAAANSAKNSRGAFGQNPDVNPHEVPGDSDVDTSLRPKSLNEFIGQKKVRAQLDLVLGGARSRQVAPDHVLLAGPPGLGKTTMAMIIAQELGTSLRMTSGPALERAGDLAAMLSNLMEGDVLFIDEIHRMARPAEEMLYMAMEDFRIDVIVGKGPGATSIPIEIAPFTLVGATTRAGMLTGPLRDRFGFTAQMEFYDTEDLTRVVTRAAGILGVDIDGDAAAEIAGRSRGTPRIANRLLRRVRDFADVNADGHVNVEVAKAALVVFDVDEQGLDRLDRAVLDALVKGHGGGPVGVNTLALAVGEEPSTVEEVCEPYLVRAGMIARTPRGRVATAEAWRHAGLIPPDDAPGL from the coding sequence GTGACAGGCAGTAGCAATAAGGACGTCGAGCGGACTGAATTTGCACTTCCAGAAGAGGTGCAGGCGGCAGCCAATAGTGCGAAAAACTCACGCGGTGCTTTTGGGCAGAATCCTGACGTGAACCCCCATGAAGTCCCAGGAGATTCCGATGTGGACACTTCGCTGCGCCCGAAATCACTCAATGAGTTCATCGGGCAAAAGAAGGTGCGAGCGCAATTGGACCTTGTGCTTGGTGGTGCACGTTCACGTCAGGTGGCACCGGACCATGTCCTGCTAGCTGGGCCTCCTGGGTTGGGAAAGACCACGATGGCGATGATTATCGCTCAAGAGTTGGGCACATCGCTACGTATGACCTCCGGACCGGCCCTCGAACGTGCCGGAGACCTAGCCGCAATGCTGTCCAATCTCATGGAAGGGGATGTCCTCTTTATCGACGAGATTCACCGGATGGCGAGGCCAGCTGAGGAAATGCTGTACATGGCGATGGAGGATTTCCGTATCGACGTCATCGTGGGCAAGGGGCCCGGTGCAACCTCGATTCCCATTGAAATAGCTCCTTTCACTTTGGTGGGAGCTACCACCCGCGCGGGCATGCTCACCGGCCCCCTGCGCGACCGCTTCGGCTTTACGGCGCAAATGGAGTTCTACGATACGGAGGACCTCACACGTGTCGTCACCCGCGCGGCTGGCATCCTGGGTGTGGATATTGACGGGGATGCGGCAGCCGAGATTGCTGGCCGTTCTCGCGGCACTCCACGCATTGCCAATCGGTTATTGCGAAGGGTGCGCGATTTTGCCGATGTGAACGCCGACGGTCACGTCAATGTCGAGGTTGCTAAGGCAGCTCTCGTTGTGTTCGACGTCGATGAGCAAGGGCTTGATCGCTTAGACCGTGCCGTGCTTGATGCCTTGGTTAAGGGGCATGGTGGAGGACCTGTGGGCGTTAATACTTTGGCGCTGGCAGTCGGGGAGGAGCCATCTACTGTGGAGGAGGTTTGCGAGCCGTATTTGGTGCGAGCGGGAATGATTGCCCGAACGCCACGCGGCCGCGTCGCCACCGCTGAGGCATGGCGGCATGCCGGTCTTATTCCGCCGGATGATGCACCTGGCCTGTAG
- the ruvA gene encoding Holliday junction branch migration protein RuvA, whose product MIASLRGLVIDKSLDSVVIECAGVGYECQATPATLAQLSRGEEIFVFTAHIVREDAQTLYAFSNADQKRAFQVLQTVSGVGARLALGVLGTLSPQDLARAVRAGDVKALQKAPGVGKRLAERMAVDLKGKVSDLPDVPEADATVNATTAVSLEPAEEQVKDQAVQAMVGLGFSESDARRAVDAVLAQWPGSQEKNVSAVLRTSLASMNKGR is encoded by the coding sequence GTGATCGCATCCTTGCGGGGGCTTGTTATAGACAAGAGCCTGGACAGTGTTGTCATCGAATGCGCAGGTGTGGGCTACGAGTGCCAAGCCACGCCGGCTACCCTGGCGCAGCTTTCTCGCGGTGAGGAGATATTTGTATTCACCGCGCATATCGTTCGGGAGGATGCTCAAACTCTTTATGCTTTCTCCAATGCGGATCAAAAGCGGGCGTTTCAGGTGCTGCAGACGGTCTCGGGTGTCGGAGCCCGCTTAGCATTGGGTGTGCTTGGCACGCTGAGCCCGCAGGACTTGGCTAGGGCGGTTCGTGCGGGAGACGTCAAAGCCTTACAGAAGGCACCGGGTGTGGGCAAACGCCTCGCCGAGCGGATGGCCGTGGATCTCAAGGGAAAGGTTTCCGACCTTCCTGATGTCCCCGAAGCCGACGCCACTGTGAACGCTACTACAGCGGTGAGCCTGGAACCTGCGGAGGAGCAGGTGAAGGACCAAGCGGTTCAGGCCATGGTCGGTCTTGGTTTCAGTGAATCTGACGCCAGGCGCGCAGTGGATGCGGTGTTAGCGCAGTGGCCAGGAAGCCAAGAAAAGAACGTCTCTGCGGTGCTCCGCACCTCCCTGGCGTCGATGAATAAGGGGCGTTAA
- the ruvC gene encoding crossover junction endodeoxyribonuclease RuvC, with translation MNLRTPTSDDARPQSLAGLRVMGIDPGLTRCGLSVVQAGKGRAVYPVAVGVVRTPANEDVSHRLLRLSDAVEEWMEDYQPDVVAIERVFERSNVSTVMNTAHASGVLMLAAARRGIEVHMYTPSEVKKSISGNGRADKSQMTNMITRILGLSEPPKPADAADALALAVCHCWRAPLNLLVKGKL, from the coding sequence ATGAATCTACGCACGCCCACCTCTGACGATGCGCGCCCCCAATCACTTGCGGGTTTGCGCGTCATGGGCATCGATCCGGGCCTGACTCGTTGTGGTCTGTCTGTGGTGCAGGCTGGCAAAGGCAGAGCGGTGTATCCAGTTGCGGTAGGAGTGGTGCGCACCCCCGCGAATGAGGATGTGTCTCATCGCTTGCTGCGCTTGTCCGACGCTGTCGAAGAATGGATGGAAGATTACCAACCTGACGTGGTGGCTATTGAGCGTGTCTTCGAGCGTTCTAATGTTTCGACCGTAATGAATACCGCCCATGCGTCAGGCGTACTCATGCTGGCAGCTGCTCGTCGGGGTATTGAGGTGCACATGTACACACCCAGTGAGGTAAAGAAATCCATCAGTGGCAATGGCCGTGCGGACAAGTCGCAGATGACCAATATGATCACTCGCATCCTTGGTCTCTCGGAACCACCGAAGCCCGCTGATGCCGCCGACGCTCTAGCCTTGGCCGTGTGCCACTGCTGGCGTGCACCGCTCAATCTACTCGTGAAAGGGAAACTGTGA
- a CDS encoding DUF3817 domain-containing protein — translation MTPKSLYSTVAVGETITWALLLTGMALKYSGTTEAFMPTAGGIHGFVFLCFCVSTVVIWVNNQWPAGRGVLGLASAIVPFATIPFEKSAEKAGLLDAQWRFREGDDSQPGNFPEKILAFVVRQPLLASVIALVAVIIVFLILLSLGSPLEWFK, via the coding sequence ATGACACCTAAGTCTCTGTACTCCACTGTCGCTGTGGGCGAAACGATCACGTGGGCACTGCTGCTCACAGGCATGGCTTTGAAATATTCCGGCACCACCGAGGCCTTCATGCCGACTGCCGGCGGTATCCATGGCTTTGTTTTCCTTTGCTTCTGCGTTTCCACCGTCGTCATTTGGGTGAACAACCAATGGCCTGCTGGACGCGGGGTGCTGGGGCTGGCGTCAGCCATCGTCCCCTTTGCCACGATCCCTTTCGAAAAGAGCGCGGAAAAAGCTGGTCTTCTGGACGCTCAGTGGCGTTTCCGCGAAGGTGACGATTCCCAGCCAGGGAATTTCCCAGAGAAGATTTTGGCCTTCGTCGTGCGCCAGCCTTTGCTTGCGTCCGTCATCGCTCTCGTGGCCGTCATCATCGTCTTCCTGATTTTGCTCAGCCTCGGGTCCCCGCTGGAGTGGTTTAAGTAA
- a CDS encoding YebC/PmpR family DNA-binding transcriptional regulator: MAGHSKWATTKHKKAANDAKRGKEFAKLIKNIEVAARTGGGDPAANPTLDDMIKKAKKASVPNDNIERARKRGSGEEAGGADWETLMYEGYGPNGVAMLIECLTDNRNRAATEVRTAMNKNGGNMADAGSVSYMFNRKGVVILDKAGHDEDDILMAVLDAGAEEVNDLGEKFEILCEPSDLNAVRDALKAAEIEYDSVEPDFRPTTEVPADASTAKRVFNLIDVLEESDDVQNVFTNMDVSDEVFAELES; this comes from the coding sequence ATGGCAGGCCATTCCAAGTGGGCAACCACTAAGCATAAGAAAGCAGCCAATGATGCGAAGCGCGGCAAGGAATTCGCCAAGCTGATCAAGAACATCGAAGTTGCAGCACGTACTGGTGGCGGCGATCCCGCAGCCAATCCAACGCTCGATGACATGATCAAAAAGGCCAAGAAGGCCTCCGTCCCCAATGACAACATCGAGCGTGCCCGCAAGCGTGGCTCCGGCGAAGAAGCTGGTGGTGCCGATTGGGAGACGCTCATGTACGAAGGCTACGGTCCCAATGGCGTGGCAATGCTCATTGAGTGTCTGACCGACAACCGAAATCGAGCGGCAACCGAAGTGCGCACCGCAATGAATAAAAACGGTGGCAACATGGCTGACGCGGGCTCTGTGTCCTACATGTTCAACCGCAAGGGGGTCGTAATCCTCGACAAAGCTGGGCACGATGAGGACGATATCCTCATGGCCGTGCTGGACGCCGGCGCAGAGGAAGTCAATGACCTTGGGGAAAAGTTTGAGATTCTGTGCGAGCCATCGGATCTGAACGCTGTGCGCGATGCGCTGAAGGCAGCTGAGATCGAGTATGACTCCGTGGAGCCTGACTTCCGCCCGACGACTGAGGTGCCAGCTGACGCCTCCACCGCCAAGCGCGTGTTTAACTTGATTGACGTTTTGGAGGAGTCCGACGACGTGCAAAATGTTTTCACGAACATGGACGTTTCGGATGAAGTCTTCGCAGAGCTGGAGTCCTAA
- the pdxT gene encoding pyridoxal 5'-phosphate synthase glutaminase subunit PdxT yields MTDKLTIGVLAVQGGVTEHLRMLQSLGVEGVQVRRTEHLEGLDGIILPGGESTTMSRLLRLGGLLEPLRAAIQDGLPAFGTCAGLIILARTVLDTREDAVSLGVLDVTVRRNAFGRQVDSFETHLPFQGIDTPVDAVFIRAPQVEALGEGVDVLCTVAGKQGDTVVAVRQGHVLGTSFHPELTSDNRVHSYFVEMVRDQEQGGVG; encoded by the coding sequence ATGACAGACAAACTCACTATCGGTGTGCTAGCCGTTCAGGGTGGCGTGACTGAGCATTTGCGCATGCTGCAAAGCCTCGGAGTGGAGGGTGTGCAGGTTCGCCGCACCGAACATCTCGAAGGGCTTGACGGGATCATTTTGCCGGGCGGCGAATCTACAACCATGTCGCGGCTGCTCCGCCTTGGTGGATTGCTGGAGCCCCTCCGAGCAGCTATCCAGGATGGTTTGCCAGCCTTCGGCACGTGTGCCGGGTTGATCATACTTGCCAGGACCGTGTTGGACACGCGGGAGGATGCTGTTTCTCTGGGCGTCCTCGATGTCACTGTCCGGCGCAATGCCTTCGGTCGTCAAGTGGATTCCTTTGAAACACACCTACCATTCCAAGGCATCGACACACCAGTGGATGCGGTGTTCATCCGCGCGCCGCAGGTTGAGGCCCTCGGTGAGGGGGTGGACGTGCTGTGCACGGTTGCTGGGAAGCAGGGAGACACCGTCGTAGCGGTGCGTCAGGGACATGTGCTCGGCACCAGCTTCCACCCAGAGCTGACGAGTGATAATCGCGTACATTCCTATTTTGTGGAAATGGTTCGCGACCAGGAGCAAGGTGGCGTCGGTTAG
- a CDS encoding acyl-CoA thioesterase has translation MSTPQPRILDVLDLERIDRDIYRGQVIPTRLGRTFGGQVAAQTLVAATRTVGPEYSVHSIHGYFVAPGNPDKPTTFLVDRIRDGRSFVSRHVKAVQDGEAIFVMQASFHVRNDDGPEHSDIMRAVPDPEDIPAEVDESRTVRKALMREWKEWDIRIVPPEQYEHNKYTPSQQVVWFRSKAQLPDDETLHICTLAYMSDMTLLSSALVPHGHEKVQEASLDHAMWFLRPFRADEWLLYDQVSPSAHAGRALTHGRIFNQKGDLVAMVTQEGLTRHLLPGKTSVPLREDSEDSDEEQT, from the coding sequence ATGTCTACGCCTCAGCCTCGCATTCTGGATGTCTTGGATCTCGAACGCATCGACCGCGACATTTATCGCGGACAGGTCATCCCGACTCGGTTAGGTCGCACTTTCGGCGGGCAGGTCGCGGCGCAGACACTCGTCGCAGCTACGCGAACAGTGGGGCCTGAATATAGCGTCCACTCCATCCACGGCTATTTCGTCGCACCGGGAAATCCGGATAAGCCGACGACCTTTCTCGTCGACCGCATCCGTGATGGTCGAAGCTTTGTTTCCCGCCACGTCAAGGCGGTTCAGGATGGCGAAGCAATCTTCGTCATGCAGGCCAGCTTCCACGTGAGAAACGACGATGGGCCAGAGCACTCCGACATCATGCGCGCCGTCCCGGACCCCGAGGACATCCCTGCCGAGGTCGACGAAAGCCGCACGGTGCGCAAGGCACTCATGCGAGAGTGGAAAGAGTGGGACATTCGCATCGTGCCGCCGGAGCAGTACGAGCACAACAAGTACACTCCTTCGCAGCAAGTGGTGTGGTTCCGCTCGAAAGCACAATTGCCTGACGATGAGACGCTGCACATCTGCACCTTGGCATACATGTCCGACATGACTCTTCTGTCTTCCGCGCTTGTGCCCCATGGTCACGAAAAAGTGCAGGAAGCCTCGCTCGACCACGCTATGTGGTTCCTGCGTCCATTCCGTGCCGATGAATGGTTGCTTTATGACCAGGTCTCTCCATCAGCCCATGCCGGTCGCGCTCTGACACACGGGCGCATCTTTAACCAGAAGGGTGATCTCGTCGCGATGGTCACTCAAGAGGGCCTGACCCGACACTTGCTACCTGGCAAGACTAGCGTCCCGCTGCGAGAAGACTCTGAGGATTCGGATGAGGAACAGACCTAA
- the pdxS gene encoding pyridoxal 5'-phosphate synthase lyase subunit PdxS, which yields MTSVNNADTVGNTGTGRVKRGLADMLKGGVIMDVVTPEQAKIAEDAGATAVMALERVPADIRAQGGVSRMSDPDMIEGIINAVSIPVMAKARIGHFVEAQVLQSLGVDFIDESEVLTPADYKNHIDKHDFTVPFVCGATNLGEALRRINEGAAMIRSKGEAGTGDVSNAVTHMRTIRAEMNKLTSMAEDELYVAAKELQAPYELVAEVAKTGKLPVVLFTAGGIATPADAAMMMQMGAEGVFVGSGIFKSGDPEKRAKAIVQATQNYDDPKTIADVSRGLGEAMVGINVDDIPQPHRLAERGW from the coding sequence GTGACCTCTGTGAATAATGCAGACACTGTTGGCAACACCGGCACCGGGCGCGTGAAGCGCGGCTTGGCTGACATGCTCAAGGGCGGCGTCATCATGGACGTCGTGACCCCCGAGCAGGCCAAAATCGCTGAGGACGCCGGCGCCACCGCCGTCATGGCTCTCGAGCGAGTGCCAGCCGATATTCGCGCCCAGGGTGGCGTGTCCCGCATGTCCGATCCAGACATGATCGAAGGCATCATCAACGCCGTGTCGATCCCTGTCATGGCAAAGGCGCGCATCGGGCACTTTGTCGAGGCCCAGGTGCTGCAGTCCCTCGGTGTGGACTTCATCGACGAGTCCGAGGTGCTCACCCCTGCGGATTATAAGAACCACATCGATAAGCACGATTTCACCGTCCCATTCGTGTGCGGTGCAACCAACTTGGGTGAAGCCCTGCGCCGCATCAACGAAGGCGCGGCGATGATTCGTTCCAAGGGAGAAGCTGGCACTGGTGACGTGTCCAATGCTGTGACCCATATGCGAACCATCCGCGCGGAGATGAACAAACTCACCTCCATGGCGGAAGACGAACTGTACGTGGCAGCTAAGGAATTGCAGGCTCCTTATGAGCTCGTTGCCGAGGTTGCTAAGACCGGCAAGCTTCCAGTTGTCCTGTTCACTGCCGGCGGTATTGCGACCCCAGCTGATGCAGCGATGATGATGCAGATGGGTGCTGAAGGCGTGTTCGTGGGCTCCGGCATTTTCAAGTCCGGCGACCCCGAGAAGCGTGCCAAGGCGATCGTTCAGGCAACCCAGAACTACGACGATCCGAAAACTATCGCCGATGTCTCCCGTGGCCTCGGTGAGGCCATGGTGGGCATCAATGTGGATGATATTCCACAGCCGCACCGCTTGGCGGAACGTGGTTGGTAG
- a CDS encoding glycosyltransferase family 4 protein has product MSIGMVCPYSFDEPGGVQSHAIDLCAELRRRGHDVSLIGPGTDNSKVPDFVELGGSSIPIRYNGSVARLSFGPKTVRHIRRWVARHGFDVLHIHEPNSPSYSMLSLAQVQGPVVATYHASASESKLLKLSLPFLRPFLERIQGGIAVSEEARRWQVENLAGDPVLIPNGVETRLYREANPLECLDSQRPRIMFLGRFDEPRKGLQVLLAAMPAIVAAVPNVELVIAGRGEVSALVDRLRKAGLSSIEGRGSSDATVRILGPVSEDDKAAALSASDIYIAPNTGGESFGIVLVEGMAAGAAVLASDIPAFCAVGEDGRSAALFRNGDSGDLTRAAVELLQNERRRHEIAHRGSVRASTFDWETVTSQVEKVYEAVVSQGRKVTLS; this is encoded by the coding sequence CTGTCTATTGGGATGGTCTGTCCATATTCTTTCGATGAGCCCGGCGGCGTTCAGAGTCATGCGATCGATCTCTGTGCGGAACTTCGCCGTCGAGGTCACGATGTGAGTCTTATTGGTCCAGGAACAGACAACTCCAAGGTGCCAGACTTCGTAGAGCTGGGCGGTTCCAGTATTCCTATTCGCTATAACGGTTCTGTGGCACGTTTGAGCTTCGGCCCGAAAACCGTTCGTCACATCCGGCGCTGGGTAGCGCGCCATGGCTTCGACGTTCTGCATATCCACGAGCCAAATTCCCCGAGCTATTCCATGTTGTCTCTGGCGCAGGTTCAGGGGCCGGTTGTGGCTACGTACCATGCGTCGGCTAGTGAATCGAAGTTGCTGAAGCTCTCACTACCTTTCTTGCGTCCTTTTCTCGAACGCATCCAAGGTGGAATTGCCGTGAGTGAGGAAGCCCGCCGGTGGCAGGTCGAAAACCTCGCTGGTGATCCTGTGCTGATCCCCAATGGTGTGGAGACGAGACTATACCGTGAGGCAAACCCTCTGGAGTGCTTAGATTCGCAACGGCCGCGCATCATGTTTCTCGGTCGTTTCGATGAACCGCGCAAGGGGCTTCAGGTGCTTCTGGCTGCCATGCCGGCTATAGTCGCTGCGGTTCCCAATGTGGAACTCGTCATTGCCGGTCGGGGGGAAGTTTCCGCGCTTGTCGATCGACTCCGCAAGGCTGGTCTATCCAGCATTGAGGGGCGAGGCTCTTCGGATGCTACCGTCCGCATTCTCGGCCCCGTGTCCGAAGACGACAAGGCAGCTGCCTTGAGCGCTTCGGACATTTATATCGCGCCGAATACCGGAGGCGAGAGTTTCGGCATCGTGCTTGTCGAAGGAATGGCGGCAGGCGCCGCTGTGCTGGCCAGCGATATTCCTGCGTTTTGTGCTGTGGGCGAAGACGGGCGTAGCGCAGCCTTGTTCCGTAATGGCGATTCTGGCGACCTCACCCGAGCAGCTGTGGAACTGTTGCAGAATGAACGACGACGCCATGAGATCGCACACCGCGGCTCCGTACGAGCAAGCACTTTCGACTGGGAGACAGTGACCAGCCAAGTGGAAAAGGTATATGAGGCCGTGGTGAGCCAAGGACGGAAGGTGACGCTGTCGTGA
- a CDS encoding phosphatidylinositol mannoside acyltransferase, with product MTVSEQLSAWAYRAGWALTSKLPLSVATHLFNLGADVASKKGKGPQQLRRNLARVVGEANVTDDLVRNSMRSYMRYWREAFQLPTMAGPELAERIEAGMSADIRPKLDSALAEGNGVIVVLPHSANWDMAGMWLVENYGEFTTVAERLKPESLFNAFVDYRRKLGFDVIALTGSDRPPMEALERRLRRKGVVCLLGERDMSGTGVHVDFFGERCSMPVGAAVLAKRTGSPLYVVDMFFGHENGQDTWHFRASDRIRTQGRDVQDIVQEQASWFERHIADHPEDWHMLQPLWFSDLSASRLQRMGVSSNELELVRGQRQRQNQEDEG from the coding sequence ATGACCGTATCTGAACAACTCTCTGCTTGGGCCTACCGGGCCGGGTGGGCGCTCACGAGCAAGCTCCCACTTTCTGTTGCTACGCACCTGTTCAATCTCGGAGCCGATGTGGCGTCGAAGAAAGGGAAGGGCCCACAGCAACTTCGCCGCAACCTCGCGCGCGTCGTTGGGGAAGCCAATGTGACGGACGATCTTGTTCGGAATTCCATGCGCAGCTACATGCGTTATTGGCGGGAGGCTTTCCAACTGCCGACTATGGCTGGACCGGAACTTGCTGAGCGCATCGAAGCTGGAATGTCCGCTGATATCCGCCCCAAACTCGATAGTGCTTTAGCGGAGGGCAACGGGGTCATCGTAGTGTTACCCCACTCGGCCAATTGGGACATGGCCGGTATGTGGTTGGTGGAGAATTACGGTGAGTTCACTACGGTGGCGGAACGGTTGAAACCCGAATCTCTCTTCAACGCCTTCGTTGATTATCGCCGGAAGCTGGGCTTTGATGTCATTGCCCTGACCGGTTCCGATCGTCCACCGATGGAAGCGCTGGAACGGCGGCTTCGAAGAAAGGGAGTGGTGTGCCTCCTGGGGGAACGTGACATGAGTGGCACGGGCGTGCACGTTGATTTCTTCGGCGAGCGGTGCTCCATGCCGGTGGGTGCCGCGGTGTTGGCCAAGCGCACCGGCTCCCCGTTGTATGTTGTGGACATGTTTTTTGGGCACGAGAATGGGCAGGATACCTGGCATTTCCGTGCCTCCGATCGCATTCGCACCCAGGGGCGAGACGTTCAGGATATCGTCCAAGAGCAGGCATCGTGGTTTGAACGGCACATTGCCGACCATCCGGAGGATTGGCATATGTTACAGCCGTTGTGGTTCTCCGACCTCTCTGCGTCACGGCTGCAGCGCATGGGCGTCAGTTCCAACGAACTCGAGCTCGTAAGGGGACAGCGCCAACGACAGAATCAAGAGGACGAGGGATAG